The Nitrospirota bacterium genome has a window encoding:
- a CDS encoding oxidoreductase has translation LQYGLGSAVPFILLLIPHLTIKRAFIASVLVLFGVFMMRWDVVIGGQSFSLTYSGYMNYRLPIIPHDLETIKEGLLGMIFILGLPFVLLWVFSKIFPLFPKE, from the coding sequence TGCTTCAGTATGGTCTTGGCTCTGCTGTTCCTTTTATATTGTTACTGATACCGCATCTCACCATAAAGAGGGCATTTATTGCATCAGTACTCGTCCTCTTTGGGGTCTTTATGATGAGATGGGATGTAGTCATAGGCGGTCAGTCCTTCTCCCTCACTTACTCAGGATACATGAATTATCGTCTGCCTATTATTCCCCACGACTTAGAAACCATCAAGGAAGGACTTTTGGGTATGATCTTTATACTTGGACTGCCATTTGTATTACTGTGGGTCTTTTCTAAAATATTCCCACTGTTTCCAAAGGAGTAG
- a CDS encoding ethylbenzene dehydrogenase-related protein has protein sequence MKRNSILVMLAIGLSFVFLLLLNAHASEPDWDKIKNTKITLFYPGQASYEFLVSPAHPGAKAVAGNEMNCIICHKGKEPDLAKNILARREPTPIARKEPTKELSVKSAYDDEYIYLRFQWKAKEACFHRAYQVFDGKEWKKQGGIDRPYNESKGVPAQYEERLSIMIDDGKNPDFGKRGCFITCHNDMRKMPNAPKESEVKAHPVLGDAGMKKKDIRKYISASRTNMDSTGGWANIKSKEEIEKLKWQGLFLDLLQWRAMRSNPLGFLDDGYVLEYRLFDKDGKFMEGNFDKDKKQPKYMFDEKKVGMKAFPYDQIKKQKYYYISKDIAVPFDPNAGWEKGDAVPDPIIFFPQDNTSSAKGVWKDGQWTVVIKRKLNHGNPKEDKILKPGNIYTVGFAIHDDNTTQRHHYVSFPLTMGFDSPQTDINVVKTK, from the coding sequence ATGAAAAGAAATAGTATCTTAGTGATGTTAGCAATTGGGTTATCTTTTGTTTTTCTGTTGCTTCTAAATGCCCATGCTTCTGAGCCTGATTGGGACAAAATCAAGAATACAAAGATTACCCTCTTTTATCCAGGTCAGGCATCCTATGAGTTTTTAGTCAGCCCGGCTCATCCAGGCGCTAAGGCAGTAGCTGGAAATGAAATGAATTGCATTATTTGCCATAAAGGAAAAGAGCCTGATCTTGCTAAAAACATTCTCGCACGCCGGGAGCCAACACCCATTGCTAGGAAAGAACCTACAAAAGAACTCTCTGTTAAATCAGCCTATGATGATGAGTATATTTATTTGCGTTTTCAATGGAAGGCAAAGGAAGCCTGTTTTCACCGCGCTTATCAGGTCTTTGATGGTAAAGAGTGGAAGAAACAGGGAGGTATAGACCGTCCTTACAATGAATCAAAAGGTGTTCCAGCACAATATGAAGAACGTCTGAGTATCATGATTGATGATGGGAAAAATCCCGATTTTGGAAAGAGAGGATGTTTCATTACATGCCATAATGATATGAGGAAGATGCCCAATGCACCGAAAGAGTCTGAAGTAAAGGCTCATCCTGTCCTCGGTGATGCAGGGATGAAGAAAAAAGACATAAGAAAGTATATCTCTGCCTCAAGGACAAATATGGATTCAACTGGTGGATGGGCAAATATAAAGTCCAAAGAGGAGATAGAGAAATTGAAATGGCAGGGATTATTTCTTGACCTTCTCCAGTGGCGTGCAATGAGGAGTAATCCCTTAGGGTTTCTTGATGATGGCTATGTCTTAGAATATAGATTGTTTGACAAAGATGGGAAATTTATGGAAGGCAACTTTGATAAGGACAAAAAACAGCCAAAATATATGTTCGATGAAAAGAAGGTTGGAATGAAGGCATTCCCATACGACCAGATTAAGAAACAAAAATACTACTATATAAGCAAGGATATAGCAGTTCCCTTTGACCCGAACGCAGGCTGGGAAAAAGGGGATGCCGTTCCAGACCCCATTATATTCTTCCCACAGGATAACACATCCTCTGCTAAGGGTGTATGGAAGGACGGGCAGTGGACAGTAGTTATAAAAAGAAAGTTAAACCACGGTAATCCAAAGGAGGATAAGATATTAAAACCTGGTAATATTTATACTGTAGGATTTGCAATCCATGATGACAATACAACACAGAGACACCATTATGTCTCTTTCCCCTTAACTATGGGCTTTGATTCTCCACAAACCGACATTAATGTAGTTAAAACAAAATAG
- a CDS encoding phosphate/phosphite/phosphonate ABC transporter substrate-binding protein, which translates to MGKILIAVCLCLSIIGCSKAEKLSSQETSQTQKRTLLIGLIPEQNIFKQIERYEPIADYLSEKIGVKIELKILPRYGNIIDNFVSLGLDGAFWGSFTYALAYNRLGLEVLARPQLLDGSSTYHGLIFVRKDSGIKTIKDLKGKRFALVDKATTAGYLLPIAYFKKHGIKDYRSYLKETYFSGTHEDAIYDVLNRKADIGAAKNTVYHRLADKDIRIVNELVILERSPNVPENGLAVRKNLDESIKKRLKDELLNMYISLKGREVLKNFGAQKFIETKNEDYEPVFKYAREIRLNLATYDYINE; encoded by the coding sequence ATGGGTAAGATACTCATTGCAGTCTGTCTTTGTCTGTCTATTATTGGCTGTAGCAAGGCAGAGAAACTATCCTCCCAAGAAACATCACAAACGCAAAAAAGAACTCTTCTAATAGGACTTATCCCTGAGCAGAATATATTCAAACAGATTGAAAGATATGAGCCAATTGCTGATTATCTCTCTGAGAAGATAGGGGTAAAGATAGAGCTAAAAATCCTTCCTCGCTATGGAAATATCATTGATAATTTTGTTTCTCTGGGATTAGATGGGGCATTCTGGGGGAGTTTCACCTATGCTCTGGCTTACAACAGACTGGGACTTGAAGTGCTTGCAAGGCCACAGTTACTTGATGGTTCATCTACATATCATGGATTAATCTTTGTAAGAAAGGACAGTGGCATAAAAACAATAAAAGACTTGAAAGGGAAGAGATTCGCCCTTGTGGACAAGGCAACAACTGCCGGTTATCTCCTTCCCATTGCATACTTTAAAAAACACGGAATTAAAGATTACAGGAGTTATCTTAAAGAGACCTATTTTTCAGGAACCCATGAGGATGCGATCTACGATGTCCTTAATAGAAAGGCAGACATAGGCGCAGCAAAAAACACCGTATATCACAGACTTGCAGATAAGGATATCAGGATAGTCAACGAACTGGTCATCCTTGAAAGGTCTCCTAATGTGCCAGAGAATGGTCTGGCAGTTAGAAAAAACCTTGATGAATCCATTAAAAAGAGACTGAAGGATGAACTATTAAACATGTATATAAGCTTAAAAGGCAGAGAGGTGCTGAAAAATTTCGGGGCACAGAAATTCATCGAGACAAAGAACGAAGATTATGAGCCTGTTTTCAAATATGCCAGGGAAATAAGACTGAACCTCGCCACCTATGATTATATAAATGAGTAA
- a CDS encoding ATP-binding protein yields the protein MKKKVIIGLGIFSIIFLIGGIYIIISIEKTTSNLEDILRLHQVELMREHLLLRLKRVQSDLYLRNTRYARGIYTIVSDVKKMEDAVDKCFKCHHPGKVMDRLTDIRNQVETYKNALSRIMTIRANIKRLEAEEDNAYMIGQELITTVDNMITKTSVGLTEKTQSFLRQMSTTKTIIFILVAVGPILTAVLSVILITSITKPLNVILGAIRSLKSGDMDYRIPPGLKDEFGEVASAFNEMTATLKDQMQKMQRTEQMAVCGQLAASLAHEIKNPLAAIKVAIEVISDELKLSKENQDTLSKVLAEVRRIESLMKNLLDFARPPKPQLIGIDINNTLDVTISFLIKQPSFSLKNAGSIKIVKEFDNHLPETMADPQQLQQVFMNLLLNSTDAMPDGGTLTVRTFYDSSTDSILIDISDTGKGISKDTIDKIFQPFFTTKSKGTGLGLAITRQLIEQHGGNIMAENNINGGATFKIKFPVKNGTAGCPKTNKIA from the coding sequence ATGAAGAAAAAAGTCATTATAGGTTTAGGTATATTTTCCATTATTTTCCTCATAGGTGGGATATATATAATCATATCCATCGAAAAAACAACCTCAAATCTTGAGGATATCCTGAGACTCCACCAGGTTGAGCTAATGAGGGAACATCTATTGTTACGGCTTAAAAGGGTGCAGTCTGACCTCTACCTCAGGAACACGCGGTATGCAAGGGGCATATATACTATAGTATCAGATGTTAAAAAGATGGAGGACGCTGTTGATAAATGCTTTAAATGTCATCACCCAGGAAAAGTTATGGATAGGCTTACTGATATAAGAAACCAGGTAGAAACATATAAAAATGCGTTAAGCAGGATTATGACTATAAGGGCGAATATAAAGAGGTTAGAGGCAGAAGAGGATAATGCGTACATGATAGGGCAGGAACTAATTACAACAGTAGATAACATGATAACCAAGACAAGCGTGGGTCTTACAGAAAAAACGCAATCCTTCCTCAGACAGATGAGCACAACGAAAACTATAATCTTCATACTCGTAGCTGTCGGACCAATTTTGACAGCAGTCTTATCCGTAATTCTAATTACAAGTATCACAAAGCCTCTGAATGTCATTCTTGGTGCTATCAGAAGTTTAAAAAGCGGGGATATGGACTACAGAATACCCCCTGGATTAAAAGACGAATTTGGAGAGGTGGCATCTGCTTTCAACGAAATGACAGCTACATTAAAAGACCAGATGCAGAAGATGCAGAGGACTGAGCAGATGGCAGTATGCGGACAACTGGCTGCAAGCCTGGCACATGAAATTAAAAACCCACTTGCAGCAATCAAGGTGGCAATAGAGGTCATCTCTGATGAATTAAAACTCTCAAAAGAGAATCAGGATACATTATCAAAAGTGCTTGCTGAGGTTAGAAGAATCGAATCATTGATGAAGAATCTCCTTGACTTTGCCCGTCCACCAAAGCCACAACTTATAGGTATAGATATAAACAACACTCTTGATGTAACCATATCCTTTTTAATAAAACAACCATCCTTCTCTTTGAAGAACGCCGGTTCCATTAAAATAGTAAAGGAATTTGATAACCATCTTCCTGAGACGATGGCAGATCCTCAGCAATTGCAACAGGTATTCATGAATCTGCTGTTAAATTCAACTGATGCAATGCCAGATGGTGGAACATTAACGGTTAGGACTTTCTATGATTCATCTACAGATTCGATACTGATAGATATATCTGATACAGGTAAGGGAATAAGTAAAGACACGATAGACAAAATCTTCCAGCCCTTCTTTACGACCAAGTCAAAAGGCACAGGGCTGGGTTTAGCTATTACCAGACAACTTATCGAACAGCATGGTGGTAACATCATGGCAGAAAATAACATCAATGGTGGAGCAACATTCAAGATTAAATTCCCTGTGAAAAATGGGACGGCAGGCTGTCCCAAAACTAATAAAATAGCATAA